Proteins co-encoded in one Pseudomonas fluorescens genomic window:
- the tssF gene encoding type VI secretion system baseplate subunit TssF yields MSDSIDPQLLDYYQRELTWLRHAGSQFAERYPKVARRLELSPGECPDPHVERLLEGFALLAARLQRRLDDDYAEFSDALLEQLYPLAMRPLPSCAIVQFEPDPSKGNLDGGYPLPRDTPLFVTTSKGESLHFRTNAAVRLWPVEVSEALLLGSDEAQALTGVAQCRSALRLSLRCLGDSQWSELGIEHLRIHLAASPVVNASLYDLLGAHAVQVLAGSPGSIPASVKGLPRIVGFADDEALLPDEDGVHPGMRLLAEYFAFPDKFHFFDLPLSGVSSDSQTLYLYIVFDRAPAGRLHLQASDITLGCAPVINLFPRTSEPLRPDGTRSEYRLVADSHRENSVEIHSIRGIRASSASGVQRLPAYFGSQHSSADRQRYWHARRVNGQTPNRLGSDLLVSVVDTRFEPQTDLPDYSLTAELLCTNRHLAQSLPAGTPLGFERPGPVAWARLRNPPSPQSLPRLNGDSRWRLVSQLTLNHLSLVEGPQALDALKEILTLHNLRDEASALRQIEGLVSLGCERVIGHVGADAWRGWRNGLEVQLQLDPQHFVGSSAVLFSAVLAQFFSVYATANRFVRTVLMQADKEVKAWQPQAGMPLSL; encoded by the coding sequence ATGAGCGACTCGATTGACCCGCAACTGCTCGACTATTACCAACGTGAACTGACCTGGTTGCGCCATGCCGGCAGCCAGTTTGCCGAACGCTATCCGAAAGTCGCGAGGCGGCTGGAGCTGTCTCCCGGTGAATGCCCGGATCCGCACGTCGAGCGATTGCTCGAGGGTTTCGCCCTGCTCGCCGCACGCCTGCAGCGGCGGCTGGATGACGACTACGCCGAGTTCAGCGACGCATTGCTCGAACAGCTTTATCCCTTGGCCATGCGCCCGTTGCCGTCCTGCGCCATCGTCCAGTTCGAACCGGACCCGAGCAAAGGCAACCTCGACGGCGGCTATCCCCTGCCCCGGGACACGCCGCTGTTCGTCACCACCAGCAAGGGCGAAAGCCTTCACTTTCGCACCAATGCCGCCGTGCGTCTGTGGCCGGTCGAAGTCAGCGAAGCCTTGTTGCTGGGAAGCGATGAAGCGCAGGCCCTGACCGGTGTGGCGCAGTGCCGTTCAGCGCTGCGTCTGAGTCTGCGCTGTCTGGGCGACAGCCAGTGGTCGGAGCTGGGTATCGAACACTTGCGCATTCACCTGGCCGCGTCTCCGGTGGTCAACGCCAGTCTCTATGACCTGCTCGGCGCCCACGCGGTGCAGGTACTGGCCGGCTCGCCGGGGAGCATTCCCGCCAGCGTGAAAGGCCTGCCGAGGATCGTCGGTTTTGCAGACGACGAAGCGCTGCTGCCGGACGAAGACGGCGTGCATCCGGGCATGCGCCTGCTGGCCGAGTACTTCGCGTTCCCGGACAAATTCCACTTCTTTGATCTGCCACTGTCCGGCGTTTCGAGTGACAGCCAGACGCTGTACCTCTACATCGTTTTTGACCGAGCCCCGGCCGGTCGCCTGCACTTGCAGGCCAGCGACATCACCCTCGGCTGCGCGCCGGTGATCAACCTGTTTCCGCGCACCTCGGAGCCGCTGCGCCCGGACGGCACCCGCAGCGAGTATCGACTGGTCGCCGACAGCCACCGGGAAAACAGCGTCGAAATTCACAGCATTCGTGGCATCCGCGCCAGCTCCGCCAGCGGTGTGCAACGGCTGCCGGCGTATTTCGGCAGCCAGCACAGCAGCGCTGACCGGCAACGTTACTGGCATGCGCGACGGGTCAACGGGCAGACGCCGAACCGGCTCGGCAGCGATCTTCTGGTCAGCGTCGTCGACACCCGTTTCGAACCGCAGACCGACCTGCCCGATTACAGCCTGACCGCCGAACTGCTGTGCACCAATCGGCATCTGGCCCAGAGCCTGCCCGCCGGTACGCCGCTGGGGTTCGAGCGGCCGGGCCCGGTGGCGTGGGCACGCCTGCGCAATCCGCCGAGCCCGCAGAGTCTGCCGCGACTGAACGGCGATTCGCGCTGGCGGCTGGTGTCGCAACTGACCCTCAATCATCTGTCGCTGGTCGAAGGGCCGCAGGCGCTGGATGCACTGAAGGAAATCCTCACCCTGCACAACCTGCGCGATGAGGCCAGCGCCCTGCGCCAGATTGAAGGTCTGGTGAGCCTCGGTTGCGAGCGGGTGATCGGCCATGTCGGCGCCGACGCCTGGCGCGGCTGGCGCAACGGACTTGAAGTGCAACTGCAGCTCGATCCACAGCATTTCGTCGGCAGCAGCGCAGTGCTGTTCTCAGCGGTGCTCGCGCAGTTCTTTTCGGTGTACGCCACCGCCAATCGCTTTGTGCGCACGGTGCTCATGCAGGCAGACAAGGAGGTCAAGGCATGGCAACCCCAAGCCGGCATGCCTCTGTCGCTCTGA
- the tssG gene encoding type VI secretion system baseplate subunit TssG, producing MATPSRHASVALTLSQRLRRDPQAFEWLQALLLLEREQPQADSLGSGTSPQAEALKLRGPLTPLFAASQIESLEEIPGEPLTLNSPMFGLGGPDGPLPYAYQEWLQQRARAKDHAPAEFLDLFQHRLLSLLYKVMRKHRIALGFTTPGASPVQAQLRALTGLLPKSLQERQAIPDCAVLACTALYADGRRSLAGFAAIVREQFAVAVELSAYEGAWREIPRASRSVMKAGGRNLQLGRSAVAGTRVWDEHAGIRLTLGPLSSAQAGRFLPDGETHPALASLAALYFGPDLDVKLVLLVRGAGPLQLGRQTPALLSWNGGLQRQTSLAVQRIETRLRQLEIT from the coding sequence ATGGCAACCCCAAGCCGGCATGCCTCTGTCGCTCTGACCCTCAGCCAGCGCCTGCGCCGTGATCCGCAGGCGTTCGAATGGTTGCAGGCGTTGCTGTTGCTGGAGCGCGAACAGCCGCAGGCCGACTCCCTCGGTTCGGGTACATCGCCACAGGCCGAAGCGCTGAAATTGCGCGGGCCGTTGACCCCCTTGTTCGCCGCCAGCCAGATCGAAAGCCTGGAGGAAATCCCCGGTGAACCGCTGACCCTGAACTCGCCGATGTTCGGCCTCGGCGGCCCCGACGGCCCGCTGCCTTACGCCTATCAGGAATGGCTGCAACAACGGGCGCGAGCCAAGGATCATGCGCCCGCCGAGTTCCTCGACCTGTTCCAGCATCGGTTGCTGAGCCTGCTGTACAAGGTGATGCGCAAACACCGGATCGCCCTCGGTTTCACCACGCCCGGCGCCTCGCCGGTGCAGGCGCAACTTCGGGCGCTGACCGGGTTGTTGCCCAAATCCCTGCAAGAGCGCCAGGCAATTCCCGACTGCGCCGTTCTGGCCTGCACGGCGTTGTACGCCGATGGCCGTCGGTCGTTGGCCGGATTCGCGGCGATTGTCCGCGAGCAATTTGCCGTGGCGGTGGAACTGAGCGCCTATGAAGGGGCGTGGCGTGAGATTCCACGTGCCAGCCGCAGCGTCATGAAGGCGGGGGGACGCAATCTGCAACTCGGCCGCAGCGCTGTCGCCGGTACTCGGGTGTGGGATGAACACGCCGGGATTCGCCTGACGCTCGGGCCATTGTCTTCGGCGCAGGCCGGACGCTTTCTGCCGGACGGCGAAACGCATCCGGCGCTGGCGAGCCTCGCTGCACTGTATTTCGGCCCGGATCTGGACGTGAAACTGGTGCTGTTGGTGCGCGGTGCCGGGCCGCTGCAACTCGGCCGACAAACTCCGGCCCTGTTGAGCTGGAACGGTGGCCTGCAACGCCAGACCAGCCTGGCCGTGCAACGGATCGAAACCCGCCTGCGTCAGCTGGAGATCACCTGA
- the tssH gene encoding type VI secretion system ATPase TssH, translating to MELASLIGRLNPDNRRALERAAQRCLQRGHHFVEIEHLLLELLDIEGGDFAFLLPRFGLERDALTAEINKALDLFKAGSTRTPALSSHTLGLLEDAVVQASVLGVESIRSGLLLLALIDRDERRSLLLNSASSLLRIPKEALRANLLEWTENSREHVGPRSVSSGSPTPRQDSVLDQYTQDLTADAHAGRIDPIVGRDGEIRQCIDILLRRRQNNPILVGAPGVGKTAVVEGLALRIAAGDVPPSLQEVSLRVLDLGLLQAGAGVKGEFEQRLKGVIDAVRSADKPIILFIDEAHTLIGAGGAEGGSDAANLLKPALARGELRTLAATTWMEYKKYFEKDPALARRFQLVQVEEPDEITAVEMLRGVAAKLEQHHGVQVLDAAIHEAVKLSHRYISGRQLPDKAISVLDTACARVALGQHDVPPPLESLRHRQQSLKEEVERLRREQATGLDHRERITLLESESKTNVQAIRELETRWSEERVAVRELLDTRRELLDLSERADSDKPDEATDSRIDHLAAELLRLEAGLDAIRQDDPLVPEQVDSKTVAAVIAGWTGIPVGKMLADEAHAVRTLGQRMGLRVMGQTTALSTIAQRLQAYRAGLTDPQKPVGVFLLVGPTGVGKTETAYALADALYGGERNLISINLSEYQEAHTVSQLKGAPPGYVGYGSGGVLTEAVRRKPYSVVLLDEIEKAHPDVLEAFYNVFDKGLMEDGTGLVVDFKNTVMLATSNVGAELLLDTPASHIGSEAFTEALHKVLLQAFRPAFLARMTVVAYRPLDETTLEGIVLAKLEKLRGRYKAATGKQFEFDSGIVKAVLAKCSAAGARDVENVLMTQVTGKLAEWVLE from the coding sequence ATGGAACTGGCCAGCCTGATCGGACGCCTCAACCCGGACAACCGCCGCGCCCTCGAACGTGCCGCGCAACGGTGCTTGCAGCGCGGACATCACTTTGTCGAGATCGAGCATCTGTTGCTGGAGTTGCTGGATATCGAGGGCGGCGATTTTGCCTTTCTGCTGCCGCGTTTTGGATTGGAGCGTGATGCGCTGACGGCGGAGATCAACAAGGCGCTGGACCTGTTCAAGGCTGGCAGCACGCGCACGCCGGCGTTGTCTTCGCACACCCTGGGATTGCTGGAAGACGCCGTGGTACAGGCCAGTGTGTTGGGCGTCGAGAGTATTCGTTCCGGGCTGTTGTTGCTGGCGCTGATCGACCGTGACGAGCGCCGCAGCTTATTGCTCAACAGTGCTTCGTCGCTGCTGAGAATTCCGAAAGAAGCGTTGCGCGCAAACCTGCTGGAATGGACGGAAAACTCCCGGGAGCACGTTGGCCCGCGCTCTGTATCTTCGGGGAGTCCAACACCACGGCAAGACTCGGTGCTCGATCAATACACCCAGGATCTGACCGCCGATGCTCACGCCGGGCGCATTGACCCGATTGTCGGTCGCGACGGCGAGATTCGTCAGTGCATCGACATTCTTCTGAGACGCCGGCAGAACAACCCGATTCTGGTCGGTGCGCCGGGCGTTGGCAAAACCGCTGTGGTCGAAGGCCTGGCGCTGCGCATCGCCGCCGGGGACGTGCCGCCGTCGTTACAGGAAGTCAGTTTGCGGGTGCTCGATCTCGGTCTGTTGCAGGCCGGGGCCGGGGTCAAAGGCGAATTTGAACAGCGGCTCAAAGGTGTGATCGACGCGGTTCGCAGCGCCGACAAGCCGATCATTCTGTTCATCGACGAGGCCCACACGCTGATCGGCGCTGGCGGTGCCGAAGGCGGCAGCGACGCGGCCAACTTGCTCAAACCCGCGCTGGCCCGAGGTGAATTGCGCACGTTGGCCGCCACGACCTGGATGGAATATAAAAAGTATTTCGAAAAAGACCCGGCCCTCGCCCGCCGCTTTCAGTTGGTGCAAGTGGAAGAGCCGGACGAAATCACCGCCGTGGAAATGCTCCGTGGCGTGGCAGCAAAACTGGAACAGCACCACGGGGTGCAAGTGCTGGACGCGGCGATCCACGAAGCGGTGAAACTCTCCCATCGCTACATCTCCGGTCGCCAGCTGCCGGACAAGGCCATCAGCGTCCTCGACACCGCCTGCGCCCGGGTCGCCCTCGGTCAGCACGACGTGCCGCCACCGCTGGAGAGCCTGCGCCATCGCCAGCAAAGCCTGAAAGAAGAAGTCGAACGCCTGCGCCGCGAACAGGCCACCGGGCTGGATCATCGCGAGCGCATCACCTTGCTGGAAAGCGAATCGAAGACCAACGTCCAGGCCATCCGCGAACTGGAAACCCGCTGGAGCGAAGAACGCGTGGCCGTGCGCGAACTGCTCGACACCCGCCGCGAACTGCTCGACCTCAGCGAACGCGCCGACAGCGACAAGCCCGACGAAGCCACCGACAGCCGCATCGATCATCTGGCCGCCGAACTGCTGCGCCTGGAGGCCGGGCTCGATGCGATTCGTCAGGACGACCCGCTGGTGCCCGAACAGGTGGACAGCAAGACCGTCGCGGCTGTTATTGCAGGCTGGACCGGTATCCCCGTCGGCAAAATGCTTGCCGACGAAGCTCATGCCGTGCGCACCCTCGGACAGCGCATGGGCTTGCGTGTGATGGGCCAGACCACGGCGCTCTCGACCATCGCGCAGCGCCTACAGGCCTACCGCGCCGGACTGACCGACCCGCAGAAACCGGTTGGCGTGTTCCTGCTGGTTGGACCTACGGGCGTTGGTAAAACCGAAACCGCGTATGCACTGGCGGATGCCTTGTATGGCGGCGAACGCAACCTGATCAGCATCAACCTTTCCGAATATCAGGAAGCCCATACCGTCAGCCAACTCAAGGGCGCCCCTCCAGGTTACGTCGGTTACGGCAGTGGCGGCGTACTGACGGAAGCGGTACGGCGCAAACCGTATTCGGTGGTGTTGCTGGATGAAATCGAGAAGGCGCACCCGGATGTTCTGGAAGCGTTTTACAACGTGTTCGACAAAGGTTTGATGGAAGACGGGACGGGGCTGGTTGTCGACTTCAAGAACACCGTAATGCTCGCCACCAGTAACGTCGGGGCTGAACTGTTGCTCGACACTCCCGCGTCACACATCGGCTCTGAAGCCTTCACCGAGGCGCTGCACAAAGTCCTTTTGCAAGCCTTCCGCCCGGCGTTTCTGGCACGCATGACGGTGGTCGCCTATCGACCGCTGGATGAAACAACGCTGGAAGGGATTGTGCTGGCGAAGCTGGAAAAACTGCGGGGCCGCTACAAGGCAGCGACCGGCAAACAGTTCGAGTTCGATTCGGGAATCGTTAAAGCAGTGCTCGCCAAGTGCAGTGCGGCGGGTGCGCGGGATGTCGAGAACGTGTTGATGACGCAGGTGACGGGGAAGTTGGCGGAGTGGGTGTTGGAGTAG
- a CDS encoding YopT-type cysteine protease domain-containing protein has protein sequence MSYKAICDKIDGHGEGIYNFGQSSFLLLVADNRDGICRGVSTAWLIAKKKGNDYLKDIVKPTMKTGLLHEQKTARQASDFQSEYVDISGDTPGSPSAATLGALRTGGVGSLGQTKAETYQSFATAGKAIGEFVLTSSCRYFILSIKGMLGGHSVAFYRPWVLFGKSSSCVFFDPNFGEFKLEGAQGVALCMDAVATAYKQGLSTGYRLWGFS, from the coding sequence ATGAGCTACAAGGCCATATGCGACAAAATCGACGGACATGGCGAAGGCATCTACAACTTCGGTCAGTCCAGCTTTCTTTTGCTCGTCGCCGACAACCGGGACGGCATCTGCCGGGGTGTCAGCACCGCATGGCTCATCGCCAAGAAAAAAGGCAACGACTACCTCAAGGACATCGTCAAGCCAACGATGAAAACCGGACTGCTGCACGAACAGAAGACGGCGCGCCAGGCCTCGGACTTCCAGTCAGAGTATGTGGACATCAGCGGCGATACGCCCGGATCCCCGTCAGCCGCGACCCTGGGGGCATTGAGAACCGGCGGGGTGGGATCGCTGGGCCAGACAAAAGCGGAAACCTACCAGAGCTTCGCCACTGCCGGTAAAGCCATCGGCGAGTTCGTGCTCACCTCGTCTTGTCGCTACTTCATTCTGTCGATCAAAGGCATGCTCGGCGGGCATTCCGTGGCCTTTTACCGACCTTGGGTACTGTTTGGCAAAAGCAGCAGCTGCGTATTTTTCGATCCCAATTTTGGCGAATTCAAGCTGGAGGGTGCCCAAGGCGTAGCCCTTTGCATGGATGCGGTCGCAACGGCTTACAAACAGGGTCTGTCGACGGGTTATCGACTTTGGGGTTTCAGCTGA
- the tssI gene encoding type VI secretion system tip protein VgrG, whose translation MPRSTDSNTTLSLTATALSALYPDSLSGDEALNVLGSQTLNGLNDGTSLTLTSAIATHVTTTLHNDAQLRPFDALVAEIRQLPADATAERYQLVLRPWLWWLTLASNNRVFQNLATSDIVTTIFKAHGFTDFKLSLTGSYAPREYCVQYGESDFAFVSRLLEEEGIFWFFTHEDGKHTLVLGDSNDAFVQIPNGPKVKYLGQQMGERELHGIRSGQVCLQAVAGVYKATDYEFTTPTTSLYGQAEAVAGPRSIYEHPGGYNAKARGDALTKQRVDGLRSEEKRFVGESDCRWLIPGHWFTLDGHEDASLNIDWVITRVTHDASHENYRNRFEAIPKATPFRPQRLTPKPRMHPQTAIVVGKSGEEIWTDEYGRIKLQFPWDRDGKNDETSSCWVRVVLPWSGKGFGMQFVPRIGQEVIVTFIDGDPDRPLVTGCVYNGDNALPYALPANQTQSGIKTQSSKGGGGFNELRFEDKKDAEEVFLQAQKDLKINVLNDTTATVGHDETLTVQNARTRTVKDGDETVTLEKGKRSVTIQTGSDSLDVKDSRTVKVGADQNHSTGGNYTDKVTGDYSLTVDGNLTIKVSGTLTLQSGGSFTIKSGADLATSASTSITQKAGTAMTNQAGTSLDNKAGTTLTNDAGISLTNKGAASQTVDGGGMLTIKGGLVQVN comes from the coding sequence ATGCCCCGGTCTACCGACAGCAACACCACCCTGTCCCTCACCGCCACCGCGCTGTCGGCGCTTTACCCTGATTCGCTGTCCGGCGACGAGGCGCTCAACGTTCTGGGCTCGCAAACCCTCAACGGGCTCAACGACGGCACTTCTCTGACCCTGACCAGCGCCATCGCCACCCACGTCACCACCACCCTGCACAACGATGCGCAGTTGCGCCCGTTCGACGCTCTGGTCGCCGAGATCCGCCAGCTCCCCGCCGATGCCACCGCCGAGCGCTATCAACTGGTTCTAAGGCCATGGCTCTGGTGGCTGACCCTGGCCAGCAACAACCGCGTATTCCAGAACCTCGCCACCTCCGACATTGTCACCACAATCTTCAAGGCCCACGGTTTCACCGATTTCAAACTCTCGCTGACCGGAAGCTACGCACCCAGGGAATACTGCGTGCAGTATGGCGAGAGCGATTTCGCTTTCGTCTCACGGCTACTGGAAGAGGAAGGCATCTTCTGGTTCTTCACCCACGAGGACGGCAAGCACACGCTGGTGCTGGGTGACAGCAATGATGCTTTCGTACAGATCCCCAACGGGCCGAAGGTCAAATATCTAGGCCAGCAAATGGGCGAGCGCGAGCTGCACGGCATCCGTTCGGGCCAGGTGTGTCTGCAAGCGGTGGCCGGCGTGTACAAGGCGACGGATTACGAGTTCACCACGCCGACCACCTCGCTCTACGGTCAGGCCGAAGCCGTGGCCGGGCCGCGTTCGATCTATGAGCATCCCGGCGGTTACAACGCCAAGGCCCGGGGCGATGCGTTGACCAAGCAGCGGGTCGACGGGCTGCGCAGCGAGGAGAAACGTTTTGTCGGCGAAAGCGACTGCCGCTGGCTGATTCCGGGTCACTGGTTCACCCTCGACGGCCACGAAGACGCAAGCCTGAACATCGATTGGGTCATCACGCGGGTCACCCACGACGCCAGTCATGAAAACTATCGCAACCGCTTCGAGGCGATCCCCAAGGCCACGCCCTTTCGCCCGCAACGCCTCACACCCAAACCGCGCATGCATCCGCAAACCGCCATCGTCGTCGGCAAGTCCGGCGAGGAAATCTGGACCGATGAATACGGCCGGATCAAGTTGCAGTTCCCTTGGGATCGCGACGGCAAGAACGATGAAACCAGTTCCTGCTGGGTGCGTGTGGTGCTGCCCTGGAGCGGCAAGGGGTTCGGCATGCAGTTTGTGCCGCGCATCGGTCAGGAGGTGATCGTGACCTTTATCGACGGCGACCCGGACCGGCCGCTGGTCACCGGTTGTGTGTACAACGGCGACAACGCCCTGCCCTATGCCTTGCCGGCGAACCAAACCCAGTCGGGAATCAAGACCCAGTCGTCCAAGGGCGGCGGCGGTTTCAACGAGCTGCGTTTCGAGGACAAGAAGGATGCCGAAGAGGTGTTCCTGCAAGCGCAGAAAGACCTGAAGATCAACGTACTCAACGACACCACCGCCACCGTCGGCCACGACGAAACCCTCACGGTGCAGAACGCCCGCACCCGCACCGTCAAGGACGGCGACGAAACGGTCACGCTGGAGAAAGGCAAACGCAGCGTGACGATCCAGACCGGCAGCGACAGCCTTGATGTGAAGGACAGCCGCACGGTGAAGGTCGGCGCCGATCAGAACCACAGTACCGGCGGCAATTACACCGACAAGGTCACCGGCGACTACAGCCTGACGGTGGACGGCAACCTGACGATCAAGGTCAGCGGCACTCTTACGCTGCAAAGCGGCGGCAGTTTCACGATCAAGAGCGGCGCGGATCTGGCGACCTCCGCCAGCACCTCGATCACCCAGAAGGCCGGCACCGCCATGACCAATCAGGCCGGTACCTCGCTGGACAACAAGGCCGGGACGACGCTGACCAACGACGCCGGCATCAGCCTGACCAACAAGGGCGCCGCCTCACAGACCGTGGACGGCGGCGGCATGCTGACCATCAAGGGCGGGCTGGTGCAGGTCAACTGA
- a CDS encoding toxin-antitoxin system YwqK family antitoxin: protein MAITPLDLQQDDKHLKGRLQDGQLDGPLSIKDDGRQQADLKYSQGQLQGTCLLYHPNGKVSAQMPFVRDKLQGIASFYAPEGWLQRKATYRRGLLHGEAFNYFPDGQVAEAEVYRDGVREGRYQRFHPNGKPAVDARYLNGQLMEPEQGFAEDGRPLDADGKPISRVRWWFRKWTDPQQA, encoded by the coding sequence ATGGCGATCACACCGCTGGATCTGCAGCAGGATGACAAACACCTCAAGGGGCGTCTGCAGGACGGTCAGCTCGATGGCCCGTTGAGTATCAAGGATGACGGGCGCCAGCAGGCGGATCTGAAATACAGTCAGGGTCAATTGCAGGGTACGTGCCTGCTCTACCACCCCAACGGCAAGGTCTCGGCACAGATGCCGTTCGTGCGCGACAAACTGCAAGGCATCGCCAGTTTCTATGCGCCCGAAGGCTGGCTGCAGCGCAAGGCGACCTATCGGCGCGGGTTATTGCATGGCGAGGCGTTCAATTACTTTCCCGACGGGCAAGTGGCGGAGGCCGAGGTCTATCGCGATGGCGTGCGCGAGGGGCGTTATCAGCGCTTTCATCCCAACGGCAAACCGGCGGTGGACGCGCGATATTTGAATGGGCAATTGATGGAGCCGGAGCAAGGGTTCGCCGAGGACGGGCGGCCGCTGGATGCCGATGGCAAGCCGATTTCCCGGGTGCGCTGGTGGTTTCGCAAATGGACGGATCCGCAGCAGGCCTGA
- a CDS encoding DUF4280 domain-containing protein, whose product MGCPQVCASATLQCSFGAAPAVLNVLPVNRTLTGGMPAANIMDHIPLVNVTPFGMCMSMANPMVAAATAAALGVLTPMPCIPATATPWIPGGAPTLLLGGMPAIDANSTLMCNWAGVIKIVMPGQMQMLIP is encoded by the coding sequence ATGGGCTGCCCGCAAGTCTGTGCCAGCGCTACCCTGCAATGCAGTTTCGGCGCCGCGCCGGCGGTGCTCAACGTGCTGCCGGTCAACCGCACGCTGACCGGCGGGATGCCGGCGGCGAACATCATGGATCACATTCCGCTGGTCAATGTCACCCCGTTCGGCATGTGCATGAGCATGGCCAATCCGATGGTCGCCGCTGCCACGGCTGCGGCGCTGGGCGTACTGACACCGATGCCGTGCATTCCCGCCACCGCCACGCCGTGGATCCCCGGCGGCGCACCGACCCTGCTGCTGGGCGGGATGCCGGCGATCGATGCCAACAGTACGTTGATGTGCAACTGGGCGGGGGTGATCAAAATCGTGATGCCTGGGCAGATGCAGATGTTGATTCCCTGA